The following coding sequences are from one Panthera leo isolate Ple1 chromosome E1, P.leo_Ple1_pat1.1, whole genome shotgun sequence window:
- the BCL6B gene encoding B-cell CLL/lymphoma 6 member B protein has translation MGSTATPEGALGYVREFTRHSSDVLGNLNELRLRGILTDVTLLVGGQPLRAHKAVLIACSGFFYSIFRGRAGVGVDVLSLPGGPEAGGFAPLLDFMYTSRLRLSPATAPAVLAAATYLQMEHVVQACHRFIQASYEPLGISLRPLEAEPPTPPMAPPPGSPRRSEGHPDPPTESRSCSQGSPDPKACNWKKYKFIVLNSQASQAGSLAGERSSGQLCPQAGLPSGDEASSSSGSEEGPIPGPQSRLSPTAVTGQFKCGTPVHTRHLLTAPAQETPGSHSGPACPPPGSEFFSCQNCEAVAGCSSGLDPLAPGDEDKPYKCQLCRSAFRYKGNLASHRTVHTGEKPYHCSICGARFNRPANLKTHSRIHSGEKPYKCETCGSRFVQVAHLRAHVLIHTGEKPYPCPTCGTRFRHLQTLKSHVRIHTGEKPYHCDPCGLHFRHKSQLRLHLRQKHGAATNTKVHYHILGGP, from the exons ATGGGCTCCACCGCCACCCCGGAGGGGGCGCTGGGCTACGTCCGCGAGTTCACGCGCCACTCCTCCGACGTGCTCGGCAACCTGAATGAGCTGCGCCTGCGCGGGATCCTCACTGACGTCACGCTGCTGGTTGGCGGGCAACCCCTCCGCGCCCACAAGGCGGTTCTTATCGCCTGCAG CGGCTTCTTCTATTCAATTTTCCGAGGCCGCGCAGGAGTGGGGGTGGACGTGCTCTCCCTGCCCGGGGGCCCCGAAGCCGGAGGCTTCGCTCCCCTTCTGGACTTCATGTACACCTCACGCCTCCGCCTCTCTCCCGCCACTGCGCCCGCGGTCCTTGCGGCCGCCACCTACTTGCAGATGGAACATGTGGTCCAGGCATGCCACCGCTTCATCCAGGCCAG CTATGAACCTCTGGGCATCTCTCTGCGGCCTTTGGAGGCAGAACCCCCCACGCCGCCAATGGCCCCTCCCCCGGGCAGTCCCAGGCGCTCCGAAGGACACCCGGACCCACCTACGGAGTCTCGCAGCTGCAGTCAAGGTAGCCCAGACCCCAAGGCCTGCAACTGGAAAAAATACAAGTTCATCGTGTTAAACTCTCAGGCCTCCCAAGCggggagcctggctggggagAGGAGTTCCGGTCAACTTTGCCCCCAAGCCGGGCTCCCCAGTGGAGATGAGGCTTCCAGCAGCAGTGGCAGTGAAGAAGGACCCATTCCTGGTCCCCAGAGCAG GCTGTCTCCAACTGCTGTCACGGGCCAGTTCAAGTGTGGGACTCCAGTCCATACCCGCCATCTCCTCACAGCCCCGGCTCAAGAGacccctggctcacactctgggCCGGCTTGTCCCCCACCAG gaAGTGAATTTTTCAGCTGCCAGAACTGCGAGGCTGTGGCCGGGTGCTCGTCGGGGCTGGACCCCTTGGCTCCTGGGGATGAGGACAAACCTTACAAGTGTCAGCTGTGCCGGTCCGCCTTCCGCTACAAAGGCAACCTGGCCAGTCACCGCACGGTGCACACAG gggaGAAGCCCTACCACTGTTCCATCTGCGGGGCCCGCTTCAACCGGCCGGCCAACCTGAAAACGCACAGCCGCATCCACTCCGGAGAGAAGCCGTACAAGTGTGAGACGTGCGGCTCGCGCTTCGTGCAG gtAGCGCACCTGCGCGCGCACGTGCTCAtccacaccggggagaagccctATCCCTGCCCCACCTGCGGCACTCGCTTCCGCCACCTACAGACCCTCAAGAGCCACGTTCGCAtccacaccggggagaagccTTACCAC tgcgACCCCTGCGGGCTGCATTTCCGGCACAAGAGTCAACTTCGGCTGCATCTGCGCCAGAAGCACGGGGCTGCCACCAACACTAAAGTGCACTACCACATTCTGGGGGGGCCCTAG